Within Caminibacter pacificus, the genomic segment GGACTTAGGCACTCGGCCTATTTGTATTCAGCTAATTCGTTAACGTCAAGTTTTACGCTTGGGCTCATTGTTAGGCTTAGTGCAGCATTTTGAATATATCTACCTTTTGCACTTGCCGGTTTCATTTTATTAATTTTTTCTACGAAAGCAATTGCATTTTCAAGTAATTGTTCAGCACTGAAACTTGCTTTTCCAATTCCAACGTGCATATTACCTTTTTTATCAACTCTGAAATTAACTTGCCCAGCTTTAGCATTTTTAACAGCTTGAGCAACATCCATAGTTACAGTACCTGTTTTAGGGTTTGGCATAAGACCTTTTGGTCCTAAAATTTTACCGAATCTACCAAGTTTACCCATCATATCAGGAGTAGCGATTAAAATATCGAAATCAAGATTTCCGTTTTGAATCATTTCAAGTACTTCATCTTCACCTACGATATCAGCACCAGCAGCTTTTGCTTCGTCTGCTTTTTCACCTTTTGCTAGTACTGCTACTTTAACTTCTTTACCAGTACCGTGCGGAAGTACTACGCTACCTCTAATCATTTGGTCGGCATGTCTTGGGTCAACTCCAAGTCTTAAAGCTAATTCTACTGTTTCATCAAATTTTGCAGATTTTAATTCTTTTACTTTTTCAACTGCTTCTTTTAATGAATATACATCTTTATCGATTTTTTTTAGCAGTTCTAAATATCTTTTACCATGTTTTTTTGCCATTTTCACTCCTACGCAATATTTTTGCTACCACACTGTGGTCTTAGTCTTCTATTACAATACCCATACTTCTTGCACTTCCTGCAAGAATTTTCATTGCTACTTCTACATCATCTGTATTTAAGTCAGGTAGTTTTTTCTCAGCAATTTCTCTAAGTTGAGCAGTTGTAATTTTTCCAACTTTCTCTTTTAGAGGATTTGAACTACCTTTTTGAATACCAGCAGCTTTTTTTAATAAGTCAGTTGCCGGTGGTTGTTTTGTGATAAAAGTAAAACTTCTATCGTTATAAACAGTAATTTCAACAGGAATTGTAAAGCCCATCATATCTTTAGTTTTTTCGTTGAAAGCTTTACAGAATTCCATAATGTTAATACCTCTTTGTCCAAGTGCTGGACCGACAGGAGGTGATGGGTTCGCTTTACCAGCTGGGATTTGAAGTTTTAATACTTCTACTACTTTTTTTGCCATCCCGAATCCTTTATACTATTTTTTCTACTTTTGTGTAATGAATTTCTACAGGTGTGCTTCTACCGAAAATCGTAACGTTTAGTTTTAGCATACCTTTTTCATAATCAAAATCTTCAACTTCACCTGTAAAGTTAGCAAAAGGACCTTCGATAATTCTTACCACTTCGCCCTCTTCAAAGCTAACTTTAGGTTTAGGCGCAGATTTTTGTTTTGCTTTTTCCAATATTTTTTCAATATCTTCTTTTTTTAGAGGAGTTGGCTTCTTAGATTCACCAATGAATCTACCAACTTTTGGAAGAGATTGGATTTTATGCCACAACGCAGTATCTAAATCCGCTTCTAAAAATACATATCCTGGATAAATACTTCTCTCAAAAATTTTCTTTTTACCGTTTTTTACTTCGATAACTTCTTCGGTAGGCACTACTACTTCGCCGATTTTATCATGCAAATTCAATTCTTGTTTTAAGTTCTCAATAGCTTTTTTTACAGTTAGTTCACTACCTGAATAAACTTGTAGAGCGTACCATTGCATATTTTTATTATTATCCATAATATTCCTTATAATACTACTTTAAGAATTGAACTCATAATTAAATCAATCAAGCTTAAAAATAACG encodes:
- the rplA gene encoding 50S ribosomal protein L1: MAKKHGKRYLELLKKIDKDVYSLKEAVEKVKELKSAKFDETVELALRLGVDPRHADQMIRGSVVLPHGTGKEVKVAVLAKGEKADEAKAAGADIVGEDEVLEMIQNGNLDFDILIATPDMMGKLGRFGKILGPKGLMPNPKTGTVTMDVAQAVKNAKAGQVNFRVDKKGNMHVGIGKASFSAEQLLENAIAFVEKINKMKPASAKGRYIQNAALSLTMSPSVKLDVNELAEYK
- the rplK gene encoding 50S ribosomal protein L11, whose protein sequence is MAKKVVEVLKLQIPAGKANPSPPVGPALGQRGINIMEFCKAFNEKTKDMMGFTIPVEITVYNDRSFTFITKQPPATDLLKKAAGIQKGSSNPLKEKVGKITTAQLREIAEKKLPDLNTDDVEVAMKILAGSARSMGIVIED
- the nusG gene encoding transcription termination/antitermination protein NusG, coding for MDNNKNMQWYALQVYSGSELTVKKAIENLKQELNLHDKIGEVVVPTEEVIEVKNGKKKIFERSIYPGYVFLEADLDTALWHKIQSLPKVGRFIGESKKPTPLKKEDIEKILEKAKQKSAPKPKVSFEEGEVVRIIEGPFANFTGEVEDFDYEKGMLKLNVTIFGRSTPVEIHYTKVEKIV